CGGTTCCAAAGGGGACTGGTATAAGGTTGAGGATTTTGAAGGGGACGGCGGCTGGATCGAGAAAAGTCTGGTGCATCGGGACCCGCATATGATCGTCAAAAAACAGCGGATCAATGTCCGCAGCGGCCCGGGGGAGGGTTATCGGATAGTCGGCAAGGCCAATTACGGCGTCGTATTCAAAACGCTCAAGCAGAAGAACGGCTGGGTCAAGGTCAAACACGAGAACGGCCTGGCCGGCTGGGTCACCCGCAGCCTGTTGTGGGGATGGTGAGCCGTCGGGAAAGGCAGGGTAGAGCACTAAAAAAACCGCCTGCAGTTTTAATAACTGCAGGCGGTTTTTTTATTTCCGGCGGAGAGAAAAGTCTGTGAATACTGTTTGCTAACAGCTCTTTGGTTGACCGAAGAAGGTGTCATGCATAACGAAATTGAAAGACCTGACGAAGGATCATGCAATGGAAACATCAGGTCTGGTCTGGACTACTTCAGGTCAGGCGTTTGCCGGCCAGACGCCGACCTTGTTGCGACCGTTTGCCTTGGCGTGATAAAGGACCTTGTCGGCATGTTCAATGGTGTCTTTCAGTTCTTCATTTGCCGAGAGTGGGGCGATGCCGAACGATGCGGAAATATTGAGCCGTTTTGTGCCGGACACGTCATAAATTGTTTTTTTGCTCAGTTCTTCCCTGACCCGGTCGATAAGATGATGTGACGTCTCAACCGTTGTTTTCGGCATACAGATCATAAATTCCTCGCCGCCATACCGGCAGATTGAATCGTAAGGGCGCATGTTCTCCATGATGAAATTGGCGATGGAGGCCAGCGCCCTGTCGCCGGCAGTATGTCCCAGATGATCATTGATTTTTTTAAACCGGTCGATATCGAGCAAAACGAGGCAGGCGGGTTCGTTAAACCTCTTTACCCGGGAATGTTCCTGTTCGAGGATGCGGAAGAAAGCCTCCCGGTTAAAGGCGCCGGTCAGATAATCAAAAGAAAGCATCAGTTTGAACAGGTCGTCCCGCAGATTCATGAGAGACTCTGTGAACGCGCCATCGGAACGGACAAAATTGTCGTATTCAACCCGGGCAATGCTTTCGCCTCTATTCGCTTTCATGACGATGTTGCGCATCTGCTCATGCACCAGTCGGTGTTGTTTTTCCAGCCCCGTAAACTCCGGTTTCTGCTCCAGAAAGTTATTGCGTTTCCCATAAAACCAGCGCCCGAAATAGCATTGTTTATGGGACTCTTCAGAAGCGTACTGCTCTTCAACATAGATCCCGCAGATTATTCTCGTATTCCATTCCGCAAGCCATTTTCGATGGCTGTTGATTGCTTCGGTGAGCTGCATGAAAGATGATTCGACTTCGTCAATAGTCGGAGTTTTGATGGAACCGGGGAACTCTGTCATTTTGTAGTCTCCCTGCTAATGGTGCCTTCCGGATGGATTCAAGCTGCGGAACGGCCGGTTGAATGCCGGGCTCCATGACGCTTTTCCTCTTCACTCATTGCCAGATCCCCAGCCCCCCTCCGAGATGTATCGAGATCAGGGGGCAGGATTATATCAATGGTAGGGAAAGAAAGAGACGGAAAACAATCACCCAATGTCCTGATTTTTTAACTACAAAAAATGTCTGGCGGTCTACATCGCGAAGATTTCCTGGCTGTGAAAATGGTGTAATTCGGGGCCGCCCGGCTCATCCTGCCCATTTTCGCAAACAGGTTTAGTCGTTTAGGATGAGGACCTCTCATCTTTTTCATGCAAAACTCCTTTCTGACTAGGAAAAAAATACAGCCATGAGCTGATTGATTTACGCCAAATGATTTTGAGATAAAAAAACATGCGTTCCGGCGGACCGGTGAGAGTCCGCAGTAAAATCTGATCCAGATCGATAATGGTCTATCCAAGTCAAGGAGGGAGAAATGAAAAGCAAACAAGTGTCTCTGGTTTGTAATGTTCTGCTGCTCACATGGGTATTGGTCGCAAATAGCGGATGTTCCGGCAGCAGCTCAGGCGGGGAATCCTCCTCCGGTGGATCGGTAACCCAGCCGACTGCGGCGGCTTCGTCCTCCGTCGTAAGGGTGACGACATCCGGCTTGCTTGGTACGGGTCTGGTTGTACAAAATAATGGTACGGAAGATCTTGCCATAAACGAGAACACGACAGCCTGGTTTCCTACACCCGTCAAGGAAGGAAGCAGCTGTGAAGTGACCATTGTGTCCCAGCCTGTTTCTCCGGCCCAGACCTGTGACGTGGTCAATGGCACGATGGTGGTAAACGGCGGCAGCGTTGTCGATGTTCAGGTGAAGTGCCTTACCTCGATTACCGAAAACTTTGATAGCGGGGAACTCGATTCCGGCTATTGGCATACGAGCGGCGCCTATGACAGAAGAATTGTCGGCGGTCAGCTGC
The Pseudomonadota bacterium DNA segment above includes these coding regions:
- a CDS encoding SH3 domain-containing protein, with the protein product MKKVILTVFLVLALTVSAKAETMVSINGPKVNMRSGPGTSFSVLWELGDGFPLKIVGSKGDWYKVEDFEGDGGWIEKSLVHRDPHMIVKKQRINVRSGPGEGYRIVGKANYGVVFKTLKQKNGWVKVKHENGLAGWVTRSLLWGW
- a CDS encoding diguanylate cyclase; its protein translation is MTEFPGSIKTPTIDEVESSFMQLTEAINSHRKWLAEWNTRIICGIYVEEQYASEESHKQCYFGRWFYGKRNNFLEQKPEFTGLEKQHRLVHEQMRNIVMKANRGESIARVEYDNFVRSDGAFTESLMNLRDDLFKLMLSFDYLTGAFNREAFFRILEQEHSRVKRFNEPACLVLLDIDRFKKINDHLGHTAGDRALASIANFIMENMRPYDSICRYGGEEFMICMPKTTVETSHHLIDRVREELSKKTIYDVSGTKRLNISASFGIAPLSANEELKDTIEHADKVLYHAKANGRNKVGVWPANA